Proteins encoded in a region of the Trichosurus vulpecula isolate mTriVul1 chromosome 9, mTriVul1.pri, whole genome shotgun sequence genome:
- the ACTL7B gene encoding actin-like protein 7B, producing the protein MATRNTPSPRPMPVGTAQGDPGEASVLMSLDGKSMDNGTSAQMKMKPKKTRKVKALVIDLGSQYCKCGYAGEPRPTYFISSTVGKHFPDTAHSGDNQKETYVGHELLNTEVPLKLVNPLKHGIVVDWDCVQDIWEYIFHSAMKILPEEHAILVSDPPLSPSSNREKYAELMFETFSIPAMHIASQSLLSIYSYGKTSGLVVESGHGVSHVVPISEGDIMPGLIGHVDYAGCDLTNHLMKLLNEAGHKFDNEHLHIMEHIKKKCCYAASDPDEELSLPLEDLRVDYELPDGKLITIGKERFLCSEMLFKPSVAGSSQQGLASVTATCLNKCEASFKEEMMANILLCGGCTMLDGFPDRFQRELSQLFPNDSPLVAAAPERKTSVWTGGSILASLQAFQQLWVSKEEYEERGNAAIYSKC; encoded by the coding sequence ATGGCAACGAGGAACACCCCCAGCCCTAGGCCCATGCCTGTAGGAACTGCCCAAGGTGATCCTGGGGAAGCTAGTGTGTTAATGAGCCTAGATGGTAAATCCATGGATAATGGGACATCAGCACAGATGAAGatgaaaccaaagaaaacaagaaaggtcAAAGCGCTAGTCATCGACCTTGGCTCCCAGTATTGTAAATGTGGCTATGCAGGAGAACCGAGGCCCACCTACTTCATCTCATCGACCGTCGGTAAGCACTTCCCGGATACCGCCCACTCGGGAGACAACCAGAAAGAAACCTATGTGGGACatgaacttctgaacacagaagtACCCCTCAAGTTGGTCAACCCTCTCAAACACGGTATAGTGGTGGACTGGGACTGTGTCCAGGATATCTGGGAATATATCTTTCATTCAGCCATGAAGATCCTCCCTGAGGAACATGCTATTCTTGTTTCCGACCCTCCGCTGAGTCCCAGCAGTAACCGGGAGAAATATGCAGAGCTGATGTTTGAGACTTTTAGCATCCCAGCCATGCACATCGCTTCTCAGTCCCTGTTGTCCATCTATTCCTACGGCAAGACCTCAGGACTGGTAGTGGAGAGTGGCCACGGTGTCTCTCATGTCGTGCCCATTTCAGAGGGGGACATCATGCCAGGCTTGATAGGCCATGTAGACTATGCCGGCTGCGACCTAACCAACCACCTCATGAAGCTACTGAACGAAGCTGGGCACAAATTCGACAATGAACACCTACACATCATGGAGCACATCAAGAAGAAGTGCTGTTACGCGGCATCCGATCCGGACGAAGAGCTCAGCTTGCCTCTCGAAGACCTGAGGGTGGACTATGAGCTCCCGGATGGTAAACTGATCACTATTGGCAAGGAAAGGTTCTTGTGCTCCGAAATGCTCTTCAAGCCCTCCGTAGCTGGCTCGAGCCAGCAGGGCCTGGCCTCTGTGACTGCCACCTGTCTCAACAAGTGTGAAGCCTCCTTTAAGGAGGAGATGATGGCCAATATACTCTTATGTGGGGGCTGCACTATGCTGGATGGCTTCCCAGACCGCTTCCAGAGGGAGCTGAGCCAGCTCTTTCCCAATGACAGTCCCCTCGTGGCGGCAGCACCGGAGAGGAAGACTTCTGTGTGGACTGGAGGCTCCATCCTAGCCTCACTCCAAGCCTTCCAGCAGCTCTGGGTCAGCAAAGAGGAATATGAAGAACGAGGGAATGCCGCTATCTACAGCAAATGCTAA